A region from the Nocardioides exalbidus genome encodes:
- a CDS encoding serine/threonine-protein kinase produces the protein MIAGRYRLEREIGRGGSGTVHLGHDEVLGRAVAIKRIGVMPGSEAQHLERAAREARLAAALNHPNVVSVFDLVAEGDVHWLVMEYVDGDPLSDLVRRSGPLEATEAAALLAQVADALADAHEAGIVHRDVKPSNILVAAGVAKLNDFGIARASDDASLTQTGLVTGSPAYLAPEVASGSSATPASDVWSLGATLHHAVTGRPPYEVGDNLIGALYKIVHEDPPRLPEDHPLAGLLTVMMHRDPEHRWSMRRVRDELARVARGQRSTALAAPATPTPSSYATGVMASVPDEPATTRQQPRGRTWAWVAAAAVLAVAAVVTAYVWAGRGGTPEASSDVGTPSGGTSATSGTTTPADPPLSAEDTRAQMDAFITSYIATVTTDPRAAFEQLTPDFQAESGNYGGYISWWKKVRTAQLTEVSSDPSDLTVAYTVDYVMKSGQRTTDRIRLQLQRLDDGYLIAGEG, from the coding sequence GTGATCGCAGGCAGGTACCGGCTCGAGCGGGAGATCGGCCGAGGCGGTTCGGGGACCGTCCACCTCGGCCACGACGAGGTGCTCGGCCGTGCGGTGGCGATCAAGCGCATCGGCGTGATGCCCGGCTCCGAGGCGCAGCACCTCGAGCGCGCGGCGCGGGAGGCGCGCCTGGCCGCCGCGCTGAACCACCCGAACGTCGTCTCGGTGTTCGACCTCGTGGCCGAGGGCGACGTCCACTGGCTCGTGATGGAGTACGTCGACGGCGACCCCCTGAGCGACCTGGTCCGCCGCTCCGGGCCGCTCGAGGCGACGGAGGCCGCGGCCCTGCTGGCCCAGGTGGCCGACGCCCTCGCCGACGCCCACGAGGCCGGGATCGTGCACCGCGACGTGAAGCCCAGCAACATCCTGGTGGCCGCCGGTGTCGCCAAGCTCAACGACTTCGGGATCGCCCGCGCCTCCGACGACGCCTCGCTCACCCAGACCGGCCTCGTCACCGGCTCCCCCGCCTACCTCGCGCCCGAGGTCGCCTCCGGCTCGTCGGCCACCCCCGCGAGCGACGTGTGGTCGCTCGGCGCCACGCTCCACCACGCCGTGACGGGCCGCCCGCCCTACGAGGTCGGCGACAACCTGATCGGTGCCCTCTACAAGATCGTCCACGAGGACCCGCCGCGGCTGCCCGAGGACCACCCGCTGGCGGGCCTGCTGACGGTGATGATGCACCGCGACCCCGAGCACCGGTGGTCGATGCGCCGGGTCCGCGACGAGCTCGCCCGCGTCGCGCGCGGCCAGCGCTCGACCGCCCTCGCCGCGCCGGCCACGCCCACCCCGTCGTCGTACGCCACCGGGGTGATGGCGAGCGTCCCCGACGAGCCGGCGACCACGAGGCAGCAGCCCCGCGGCCGGACCTGGGCCTGGGTCGCGGCAGCGGCCGTGCTCGCGGTCGCGGCGGTCGTCACGGCCTACGTCTGGGCCGGGCGCGGCGGTACGCCGGAGGCATCGTCGGACGTGGGCACCCCGTCCGGCGGCACGTCGGCGACGTCCGGGACCACCACGCCGGCCGATCCCCCGCTGTCGGCGGAGGACACCCGCGCGCAGATGGACGCCTTCATCACCTCCTACATCGCGACGGTCACGACCGACCCGCGCGCGGCCTTCGAGCAGCTGACGCCGGACTTCCAGGCGGAGAGCGGCAACTACGGGGGCTACATCAGCTGGTGGAAGAAGGTGCGGACGGCGCAGCTGACCGAGGTCTCCAGCGACCCGTCGGACCTGACCGTGGCCTACACGGTCGACTACGTGATGAAGTCCGGCCAGCGCACCACCGACCGGATCCGGTTGCAGCTGCAGCGCCTCGACGACGGGTACCTGATCGCCGGCGAGGGCTGA
- a CDS encoding sensor histidine kinase, whose protein sequence is MRWLKNPVVQFLATGLAVLVVVLVVTSALSRSAADEEAVGDARSLTWVLGTSVAQPAIPRGLVDGDAAAIDKLDRTALDRLLVGDVLRIKIWDIDGTVLYSDQTELIGAVYPLGADELEVLEDGGTDAELSDLSKPENRFEREIGGDLLEVYTRIESPEGEPLLFEAYLGVDRIRESRAQILDRFLPITIASLLALVALSTPLVWLLSRRLQRAARERERLLEAAVRASEGERLRIARDLHDGVVQDLAGSSMALSTLAARADGPDREELDEIGRTLRVSMRALRSLLVEIYPPDLHTAGIEAALHDLVAPLVATGVHVDVDVSGDEGAPRSAVALVWRVAQESVRNVVRHAGATRMSLTVHRQGGTLLLEVVDDGAGFEPAAVPGNDRFGLRAAESLVREHGGTMEVESTPGSGTMVRMEVPLA, encoded by the coding sequence ATGCGCTGGCTGAAGAACCCCGTGGTGCAGTTCCTCGCCACGGGCCTCGCCGTGCTCGTCGTGGTCCTCGTCGTCACGAGCGCGCTCAGCCGGTCGGCCGCGGACGAGGAGGCGGTCGGCGACGCCAGGTCGCTGACCTGGGTGCTCGGCACGTCCGTCGCCCAGCCGGCGATCCCGCGCGGACTGGTCGACGGCGACGCAGCCGCCATCGACAAGCTGGACCGCACGGCGCTCGACCGGCTGCTGGTCGGAGACGTCCTGCGGATCAAGATCTGGGACATCGACGGCACCGTGCTCTACAGCGACCAGACGGAGCTGATCGGTGCCGTCTACCCGCTCGGCGCCGACGAGCTCGAGGTGCTCGAGGACGGCGGCACGGACGCGGAGCTCTCCGACCTCTCGAAGCCCGAGAACCGCTTCGAGCGCGAGATCGGCGGTGACCTCCTGGAGGTCTACACCCGCATCGAGTCGCCGGAGGGTGAGCCGCTGCTGTTCGAGGCCTACCTCGGGGTCGACCGGATCCGGGAGAGCCGGGCGCAGATCCTCGACCGCTTCCTGCCGATCACCATCGCCTCGCTCCTGGCCCTCGTCGCCCTCAGCACGCCCCTGGTCTGGCTGCTGTCGCGGCGCCTGCAGCGCGCGGCGCGCGAGCGCGAGCGGCTGCTCGAGGCAGCCGTGCGTGCGTCCGAGGGCGAGCGCCTCCGCATCGCGCGCGACCTCCACGATGGGGTCGTGCAGGACCTCGCCGGGTCGTCGATGGCGCTGTCCACCCTGGCGGCCCGCGCCGACGGACCCGACCGCGAGGAGCTGGACGAGATCGGGCGCACGCTGCGGGTCAGCATGCGCGCGCTGCGCTCCCTGCTCGTGGAGATCTACCCGCCCGACCTGCACACCGCCGGCATCGAGGCGGCGCTCCACGACCTCGTCGCCCCGCTGGTCGCCACCGGCGTCCACGTCGACGTCGACGTCAGCGGCGACGAGGGCGCACCGAGGTCCGCGGTCGCGCTGGTCTGGCGGGTCGCCCAGGAGTCCGTGCGCAACGTGGTCCGCCACGCGGGAGCGACACGCATGTCGCTGACGGTCCACCGCCAGGGCGGCACGCTGCTGCTGGAGGTCGTCGACGACGGCGCCGGCTTCGAGCCCGCCGCGGTGCCGGGGAACGACCGCTTCGGCCTGCGCGCGGCCGAGAGCCTGGTGCGCGAGCACGGCGGCACGATGGAGGTGGAGTCCACCCCGGGCTCCGGAACGATGGTGCGGATGGAGGTCCCCCTCGCATGA
- the tyrS gene encoding tyrosine--tRNA ligase encodes MTTPNVLDELEWRGLVAHSTDRDALRAALGEGSVKFYVGFDPTAPSLHMGNLVQLVTARRLQEAGHTPYILVGGATGMIGDPRDSGERTLNSLDTVKDWTERVREQVSRFVTFEGDNAATTVNNYDWTASLSTIDFLRDIGKHFPVNRMLARDTVKRRLESGISYTEFSYVLLQSMDYLNLFREHGVSLQFGGSDQWGNITGGADLVRRVTGEGVYAFATPLITKTDGTKYGKTEGGALWLDPTMMSPYAFHQFWLNVEDEKVGEMLRIFTFLTREEIEDLGQQTSEKPFLRAGQKRLADEVTALVHGADEVEQAKAAAAALFGGGDLSAIKPDTLGAALREAGGTTLPAGDLPGILDLLVAAGLAKSKGEARRTVAEGGAYLNNVRVEDVELQPTAADLVAGSWLVLRRGKKNFAGVEVS; translated from the coding sequence GTGACGACCCCGAATGTCCTCGACGAGCTGGAGTGGCGCGGCCTGGTCGCGCACTCCACCGACCGCGACGCGCTCCGCGCGGCGCTGGGCGAGGGGAGCGTCAAGTTCTATGTGGGCTTCGACCCGACCGCACCCAGCCTGCACATGGGCAACCTCGTCCAGCTGGTCACCGCGCGGCGGCTCCAGGAGGCCGGCCACACGCCCTACATCCTCGTCGGCGGCGCCACCGGGATGATCGGCGACCCGCGCGACTCGGGCGAGCGCACGCTCAACTCGCTCGACACGGTGAAGGACTGGACCGAGCGGGTGCGCGAGCAGGTGTCGCGGTTCGTGACGTTCGAGGGCGACAACGCCGCGACCACGGTCAACAACTACGACTGGACCGCGTCGCTGTCGACGATCGACTTCCTGCGCGACATCGGCAAGCACTTCCCGGTCAACCGGATGCTCGCCCGCGACACGGTGAAGCGCCGCCTCGAGTCGGGCATCAGCTACACCGAGTTCTCCTACGTCCTGCTCCAGTCCATGGACTACCTCAACCTGTTCCGCGAGCACGGGGTTTCGCTGCAGTTCGGGGGCTCCGACCAGTGGGGCAACATCACCGGGGGCGCCGACCTGGTGCGACGGGTGACCGGGGAGGGCGTGTACGCCTTCGCCACGCCGCTGATCACCAAGACCGACGGCACCAAGTACGGCAAGACCGAGGGCGGCGCCCTCTGGCTCGACCCGACGATGATGTCGCCCTACGCCTTCCACCAGTTCTGGCTCAACGTCGAGGACGAGAAGGTCGGGGAGATGCTGCGTATCTTCACCTTCCTCACCCGGGAGGAGATCGAGGACCTCGGGCAGCAGACCTCCGAGAAGCCGTTCCTGCGTGCCGGTCAGAAGCGCCTAGCCGACGAGGTTACCGCGCTGGTGCACGGCGCCGACGAGGTCGAGCAGGCCAAGGCCGCGGCCGCGGCGCTGTTCGGCGGGGGCGACCTGTCGGCGATCAAGCCCGACACGCTGGGTGCCGCGCTCCGCGAGGCGGGAGGTACGACGCTCCCCGCCGGCGACCTGCCCGGGATCCTCGACCTGCTCGTGGCGGCCGGCCTCGCGAAGAGCAAGGGAGAGGCGCGACGCACCGTGGCCGAGGGAGGGGCGTACCTCAACAACGTCCGCGTCGAGGACGTCGAGCTCCAGCCCACCGCGGCCGACCTCGTCGCCGGCTCGTGGCTCGTGCTGCGACGCGGGAAGAAGAACTTCGCAGGCGTCGAGGTGTCCTGA
- a CDS encoding response regulator, which yields MNRIRVVLADDHAVVRRGLAGLLESTDDLEVVGVAADGSEAVALAREHRPDVVLMDLQMPVLDGVEATRAIVAEHEHAGDGAGPEVLVLTSFSDHARIDAAIEAGAVGYLLKDAEPEVLLDGIRAVARGESPLDPRAARRLLTRTSRGGGPPSSDVGPSDLSPRESEVLRLVVEGLLNKQIAQRLGITERTVKAHLTSVYQRIGVADRTQAALWAQRHDLGAARE from the coding sequence ATGAACCGGATCCGTGTGGTGCTCGCCGACGACCACGCCGTCGTACGACGTGGCCTGGCCGGCCTGCTCGAGTCCACCGACGACCTCGAGGTCGTCGGTGTGGCCGCCGACGGCAGCGAGGCCGTGGCACTGGCGCGCGAGCACCGTCCCGACGTCGTCCTGATGGACCTCCAGATGCCGGTGCTCGACGGGGTGGAGGCGACGCGCGCCATCGTCGCCGAGCACGAGCACGCGGGTGACGGTGCCGGTCCCGAGGTGCTGGTCCTGACCTCGTTCTCGGACCACGCGCGCATCGACGCCGCGATCGAGGCAGGAGCCGTCGGCTACCTGCTCAAGGACGCCGAGCCCGAGGTGCTCCTCGACGGCATCCGCGCGGTCGCGCGGGGCGAGTCGCCCCTCGACCCCCGGGCGGCGCGCCGGCTGCTCACCCGCACGAGCCGTGGCGGCGGCCCGCCGTCCTCGGACGTCGGTCCGTCCGACCTCTCCCCGCGCGAGTCGGAGGTCCTCCGGCTCGTCGTCGAGGGCCTGCTCAACAAGCAGATCGCCCAGCGCCTCGGCATCACCGAGCGCACGGTGAAGGCCCACCTCACGTCGGTCTACCAGCGCATCGGTGTCGCGGACCGCACCCAGGCGGCCCTGTGGGCGCAGCGCCACGACCTCGGCGCCGCGCGCGAGTGA